In one Oryza glaberrima chromosome 2, OglaRS2, whole genome shotgun sequence genomic region, the following are encoded:
- the LOC127764252 gene encoding fasciclin-like arabinogalactan protein 6, translated as MASHTTLILLLPLLAAADVAPAPAPPAAQTINLTGILEKGGQYNTLLRLLNATRVGEQLGSQLKTTYDGLTFFAPTDAAFAALRPGTLNGLSDQEQVQLVLYHVLPRYYTLATFQTASNPLRTQATGPAGVYTVNVTTTTGQSLVNVSTGVAAVPLGTTLSADFPLAVYSVDGVLLPEQMFGKAKAPAPAAAPASAAGKGANKEHKKGGAMPKNEVAATAPTAGAGGEDSDDSATTNAAAVAGAAGVVWTAALVGIANLVIA; from the coding sequence ATGGCCTCTCACACcaccctcatcctcctcctccctctcctcgccgccgcggacgtCGCCCCTGCGCCGGCGCCACCTGCGGCGCAGACGATCAACCTCACGGGCATCCTCGAGAAGGGCGGGCAGTACAACACGCTGCTCCGCCTCCTCAACGCCACCCGCGTCGGCGAGCAGCTGGGCAGCCAGCTGAAGACCACCTACGACGGCCTCACCTTCTTCGCGCCGACggacgccgccttcgccgcgctGAGGCCGGGCACGCTCAACGGCCTGAGCGACCAGGAGCAGGTGCAGCTGGTGCTCTACCACGTCCTCCCGCGCTACTACACCCTCGCCACGTTCCAGACGGCCAGCAACCCGCTGCGCACGCAGGCCACGGGCCCCGCCGGCGTGTACACCGTCAacgtcaccaccaccacggggCAGAGCCTCGTCAACGTGtccaccggcgtcgccgccgtccccctcgGCACCACGCTCTCCGCCGACTTCCCGCTCGCCGTCTACTCCGTCGACGGCGTGCTCCTGCCGGAGCAGATGTTCGGGAAGGCCAAGgctcccgcgccggccgccgcgcccgcgtccGCCGCCGGGAAGGGCGCCAATAAGGAGCACAAGAAGGGCGGCGCCATGCCCAAGAATGAGGTCGCGGCCACCGCGCCGACggccggagctggaggagaagaTTCAGATGACAGCGCCACCACCAATGCGGCGGCCGTTGCAGGCGCGGCCGGTGTGGTGTGGACTGCTGCTCTCGTGGGGATTGCCAATCTTGTCATCGCGTAG